A DNA window from Pogona vitticeps strain Pit_001003342236 chromosome 2, PviZW2.1, whole genome shotgun sequence contains the following coding sequences:
- the MFSD6L gene encoding major facilitator superfamily domain-containing protein 6-like: MTLQKNHASVCVAVGRCVLGACVVRLCTCWQAGAASPVNQRKQQQRSHRGSRSSSSSPPPPLRTIWHVQEAGSSSKRHNGKIKLLTSGSAARTKLRTKPAPEATSMNSQWDVNKALTLAGFFNFLYGAGNACTIPFLTLYFRELGLSPPLVGIVIGLKHLITSLWAPLCSYLAKTYNKRKALISGSLLCSAGAGLVLTLVPPMSKDIVYTYCNMSQHPGKLLVATQVPYINKNSLSTVNTRPAPDDKMLSTETIGTTSKDLLTAANSTDVYTPIKTYPVHVPPVTDSRVGDVHIDTQQFNNVPSSVTLDGSAAEIALVEKMLEISTMNGPVKATRGPNTGIMNVKENFMRNDSSRTSSNFTFHTALMSLTETPYILKNLSGRWERAQDVSSQLLEGTEFLDSEHKVFLMVLGVVVLWELLAAPLGWMVDDSLYEYLDFVDAADKHGNLWIWNYLGTSVGACSIAIFVDQLNCFLSTNIPRSVVHFYGYASLITLTLLVSIFFPIHVSKKNEHINKTVKALSLIGSDGRTILSAVTVFLTGAIGSTVQNFLFWQMQDQGSNELYMGLSVAIGLVVEILLYFFKSKLLTALSGGGTVALSLSCLVAQLLYYSFLWDSWVVLPIQILCAFSNGALWWAVNMQADDIATPGTERSLHLVLKDLSYGCGASLGSFAGGFVVNSFGLAVLYRACSITLILWLILFLIVQSKLPRQKKINYSRLLAADSSDMSDSDDDKERDWLVKAMRDEHFNRNW, encoded by the exons ATGACCCTTCAGAAAAAC CACGCCTCGGTCTGTGTTGCCGTAGGCAGGTGTGTCCTTGGCGCATGCGTAGTGCGTCTCTGCACTTGCTGGCAGGCTGGCGCCGCGAGCCCCGTCAACCAGCGGAAGCAGCAGCAGCGAAGCCACCGCGGCAGCCGCAGCAGCAGTAGTTcgccccctcctcctctcag GACTATATGGCATGTCCAAGAGGCTGGTTCTTCTTCCAAGAGGCACAATGGaaaaatcaaactcctgacctctggctctgcagccag gACAAAATTGAGAACCAAGCCTGCACCTGAAGCCACGAGTATGAATAGTCAGTGGGATGTGAACAAAGCACTAACTCTTGCTGGCTTCTTCAATTTTCTCTATGGTGCTGGAAATGCTTGCACAATTCCATTTTTAACTCTGTACTTTCGGGAGCTTGGACTGAGCCCACCATTAGTAGGAATTGTAATAGGACTCAAACATTTAATCACATCCCTGTGGGCCCCATTATGCTCTTATCTTGCAAAAACCTACAATAAAAGGAAAGCTCTTATCAGTGGATCTCTACTGTGCTCAGCTGGAGCAGGTTTGGTCCTTACTCTCGTCCCACCAATGAGCAAGGACATTGTCTATACATACTGTAACATGAGTCAGCACCCAGGTAAACTATTGGTTGCAACCCAGGTGCCTTATATCAATAAGAACAGTCTGAGTACAGTGAATACAAGACCTGCTCCTGATGACAAAATGCTCTCTACAGAAACAATTGGAACAACCTCAAAGGACCTGCTGACTGCCGCAAATTCGACAGATGTATATACACCAATCAAAACATATCCTGTACATGTACCTCCTGTGACAGACAGCAGAGTTGGTGATGTGCATATAGATACACAGCAATTCAACAATGTCCCTTCTAGTGTGACATTAGATGGTTCGGCAGCAGAAATAGCCTTAGTAGAAAAAATGTTAGAGATATCTACTATGAATGGGCCTGTGAAGGCAACCAGAGGTCCAAATACTGGCATCATGAATGTGAAAGAAAATTTCATGAGAAATGACTCTTCAAGGACAAGTTCTAACTTCACATTTCACACAGCCCTGATGAGCCTTACAGAGACACCCTACATATTAAAAAACCTATCTGGACGTTGGGAAAGAGCACAGGATGTGAGCTCTCAGTTACTAGAGGGCACTGAGTTCTTGGACAGTGAGCATAAGGTCTTTCTTATGGTGCTAGGTGTTGTTGTGCTTTGGGAGCTCCTAGCTGCACCTCTTGGGTGGATGGTTGATGACAGCTTGTATGAGTATCTTGATTTTGTGGATGCTGCAGACAAACATGGGAACCTTTGGATCTGGAATTACTTAGGCACTTCTGTAGGAGCATGCAGCATAGCAATATTTGTTGATCAGCTGAATTGCTTTTTAAGCACCAACATCCCACGCTCTGTGGTACATTTTTATGGCTATGCGTCGTTGATAACTTTAACATTACTtgtcagcatcttctttcctaTCCATGTGTCCAAAAAAAATGAACACATCAATAAAACTGTCAAGGCTTTGAGCCTCATTGGGAGTGATGGCCGGACCATCCTGTCTGCTGTCACTGTCTTCCTCACAGGGGCCATTGGGTCAACTGTGCAGAATTTTCTTTTCTGGCAAATGCAAGACCAAGGCAGCAATGAATTATATATGGGCCTCTCTGTTGCCATTGGACTAGTTGTTGAAATCCTCCTCTATTTCTTCAAAAGCAAGTTGCTAACAGCTCTCTCTGGTGGCGGCACAGTTGCCTTGAGTTTAAGTTGCCTGGTGGCACAGCTCCTCTATTATTCTTTCCTGTGGGATAGTTGGGTGGTGCTGCCAATTCAGATCTTATGTGCCTTCAGCAATGGTGCCTTGTGGTGGGCTGTGAACATGCAAGCAGATGACATTGCCACTCCTGGCACAGAAAGGTCTCTGCACCTTGTCCTGAAAGACCTTTCGTATGGATGTGGAGCCAGTCTAGGCAGCTTTGCAGGAGGGTTTGTTGTGAACAGTTTTGGCCTAGCAGTGCTCTACAGAGCATGTTCCATTACTCTGATACTCTGGCTGATCTTGTTTTTAATTGTCCAGTCCAAGTTGCCAcggcagaaaaaaattaattattccCGCCTCCTTGCTGCAGATTCCAGTGATATGAGTGACTCTGATGATGATAAGGAACGGGACTGGCTGGTAAAGGCAATGAGGGATGAACACTTCAATAGAAATTGGTAA
- the PIK3R6 gene encoding phosphoinositide 3-kinase regulatory subunit 6 isoform X2, producing MENPEVESDFLRSVHALLRELDGHHPAFQSERGMLRWTLHKKIERNPSNGVLLIKILVKELERAERCNYRQYIIPLLHTLMYTLIKTPSIPDDLYERVYDFCKKLLTLPKPYCTIGLDYAQQVKRERTIPGILYQRMVSAEQSIKNDSYPFQEKVFMFADPDLLSRAVCRALIDEIRAAQTFQCARSCMLYVIERASQTALKGHCDIKNLHSILQVKPLDVIEHCFQQVMAAATAEHKGREMSAEYNQYAEEVGKIYNRLLSEKEKDVQKAEAERSQGIPLPNPNISFHLWRDEDQLWKELVLFLRSPSQSSEQDSVSGELDCFEFQDLVPDYEHGEWTRFSVLSNDSGIERDLPMAGDESPSSCSVEAEHSRLQRKGCVKKKGTSLDSLPFLQSGCDGRGAKPAGKLHRKSGGSVMEPIVPMKRLHTARVLVLGDDRVLGRLAQAYYSLRKRESRRAFLTKRLKVEFYYVPVVEEQPASSKEEYAVFDQTEPCEIAAYLGRVDPWYENNINTLCHMIPKLATMPSSPSKMAVSELFIIDVIAYYVRLGLQPVFFQVYAVKLSFNNGTLEPVEDIFLIELSATLEESNSSRDGLPMKKKPTVDVPGMDLTLSYKKVLLSNREKEESVSLRSTGLLMKAIPSNEIEDLVCLHVNIAEVVKTSNLSGRSYSLTTNTIRTRNIKIRNTEHRSFTVRLDKDSRRVYKNVVSIEVCPCLEPSYCLQKTKNKQANPQEEEDVGLAKYLPKALLLPINTFAGIVQ from the exons ATGGAGAACCCAG AGGTTGAGTCAGACTTTCTGCGGAGTGTGCATGCCCTTCTCCGGGAACTTGATGGCCACCATCCAGCCTTCCAGAGTGAGAGAG GAATGTTGCGGTGGACCTTGCACAAGAAAATTGAGAGAAACCCTAGCAATGGAGTCCTCTTGATCAAAATCCTGGTGAAAGAACTGGAAAGG GCAGAAAGATGTAACTACCGGCAGTACATCATCCCTTTGCTTCACACGCTGATGTACACACTGATAaag ACCCCGTCCATTCCTGATGACCTCTATGAGAGAGTGTATGATTTCTGCAAGAAGCTGCTCACTCTGCCCAAACCATACTGCACTATTGGCCTGGATTATGCCCAGCAAGTAAAGCGGGAACGGACAATTCCAG GAATATTATACCAAAGAATGGTTTCTGCAGAGCAAAGTATCAAGAATGATTCCTACCCTTTTCAGGAAAA GGTGTTCATGTTTGCTGATCCTGATTTGCTTTCTCGGGCAGTATGCCGAGCACTCATTGATGAGATCAGGGCCGCTCAGACATTCCAGTGTGCCAGGTCCTGCATGCTCTATGTAATAGAGCGTGCCTCCCAAACAGCACTAAAGGGACACTGTGACATTAAGAACTTGCACAGCATTCTTCAG GTAAAACCTTTGGATGTGATTGAACACTGTTTCCAGCAAGTAATGGCAGCTGCTACAGCTGAACATAAAGGAAGAGAGATGAGTGCAGAATACAATCAATATGCTGAGGAAGTGGGGAAAATCTACAACAGACTCCTAAGCGAAAAAGAAAAAG ATGTGCAAAAGGCGGAAGCAGAAAGAAGTCAAGGCATCCCTTTACCCAACCCTAACATCAGTTTCCACCTGTGGAGAGATGAAGACCAGCTTT GGAAAGAGCTGGTGCTGTTCCTCCGTTCACCAAGCCAGTCCTCTGAACAGGATTCTGTGAGCGGAGAATTGGACTGTTTTGAATTTCAAGACTTGGTGCCTGACTACGAACACGGTGAATGGACGCGCTTCTCCGTGCTCTCCAATGACAGTGGAATTGAGCGAGACCTGCCCATGGCAGGTGATGAAAGCCCTTCTTCCTGCAGTGTGGAGGCTGAGCACTCCCGACTCCAGAGGAAGGGCTGCGTGAAGAAGAAGGGGACTTCTTTGGATAGCCTTCCTTTCTTACAGAGTGGCTGCGATGGGCGAGGTGCAAAGCCTGCTGGGAAACTGCATCGGAAATCTGGTGGTAGCGTCATGGAGCCAATAGTTCCAATGAAGAGACTGCACACGGCCCGTGTCTTGGTGCTGGGTGACGACAGAGTTTTGGGGCGTCTTGCCCAGGCTTATTATTCCTTGAG gAAGCGGGAGAGCAGACGTGCATTtcttacaaagagactaaaagtgGAGTTTTACTATGTTCCTGTTGTGGAGGAACAACCAGCCTCTTCTAAGGAG GAATATGCTGTGTTTGATCAAACAGAGCCTTGTGAGATAGCTGCTTACCTTGGAAGAGTTGACCCATGGTACGAGAACAACATTAACACCCTGTGTCACATGATTCCGAAGCTGGCCACCATG CCCTCTTCTCCAAGCAAAATGGCAGTCTCTGAATTATTCATCATTGATGTGATTGCATATTACGTGCGTCTGGGCTTGCAACCAGTCTTCTTCCAGGTCTATGCAGTGAAG CTCTCCTTCAATAATGGAACTTTGGAACCAGTTGAGGATATTTTTCTCATTGAACTGAGTGCAACACTTGAAGAATCCAACTCATCCAGAG ACGGTCTACCAATGAAGAAGAAGCCAACAGTAGACGTTCCTGGTATGGATCTTACACTATCCTATAAAAAG GTTTTGCTAAGTAACCGTGAAAAGGAAGAGTCTGTTTCTTTGCGATCCACTGGTCTGCTTATGAAAGCCATTCCTTCAAATGAGATTGAAG ATCTGGTGTGCTTGCATGTGAATATTGCTGAAGTTGTAAAAACCTCCAACCTCTCAGGACGATCTTATTCT TTAACCACAAACACTATTCGAACAAGAAATATCAAAATCAGAAATACTGAGCACAGGTCCTTCACTGTGCGCCTGGACAAAGACTCTAGACGAGTGTACAAAAATGTTGTCAG TATTGAAGTTTGTCCATGCCTGGAACCTAGCTATTGTttgcaaaagacaaaaaacaagcaGGCCAACCCACAGGAAGAAGAAGATGTAGGACTGGCCAAATACTTACCAAAGGCTTTATTGCTACCCATCAACACATTTGCAGGGATTGTTCAGTGA
- the PIK3R6 gene encoding phosphoinositide 3-kinase regulatory subunit 6 isoform X1 — protein MENPEVESDFLRSVHALLRELDGHHPAFQSERGMLRWTLHKKIERNPSNGVLLIKILVKELERAERCNYRQYIIPLLHTLMYTLIKTPSIPDDLYERVYDFCKKLLTLPKPYCTIGLDYAQQVKRERTIPGILYQRMVSAEQSIKNDSYPFQEKVFMFADPDLLSRAVCRALIDEIRAAQTFQCARSCMLYVIERASQTALKGHCDIKNLHSILQVKPLDVIEHCFQQVMAAATAEHKGREMSAEYNQYAEEVGKIYNRLLSEKEKDVQKAEAERSQGIPLPNPNISFHLWRDEDQLWKELVLFLRSPSQSSEQDSVSGELDCFEFQDLVPDYEHGEWTRFSVLSNDSGIERDLPMAGDESPSSCSVEAEHSRLQRKGCVKKKGTSLDSLPFLQSGCDGRGAKPAGKLHRKSGGSVMEPIVPMKRLHTARVLVLGDDRVLGRLAQAYYSLRKRESRRAFLTKRLKVEFYYVPVVEEQPASSKEEYAVFDQTEPCEIAAYLGRVDPWYENNINTLCHMIPKLATMPSSPSKMAVSELFIIDVIAYYVRLGLQPVFFQVYAVKLSFNNGTLEPVEDIFLIELSATLEESNSSRDGLPMKKKPTVDVPGMDLTLSYKKVLLSNREKEESVSLRSTGLLMKAIPSNEIEGKDYDLVCLHVNIAEVVKTSNLSGRSYSLTTNTIRTRNIKIRNTEHRSFTVRLDKDSRRVYKNVVSIEVCPCLEPSYCLQKTKNKQANPQEEEDVGLAKYLPKALLLPINTFAGIVQ, from the exons ATGGAGAACCCAG AGGTTGAGTCAGACTTTCTGCGGAGTGTGCATGCCCTTCTCCGGGAACTTGATGGCCACCATCCAGCCTTCCAGAGTGAGAGAG GAATGTTGCGGTGGACCTTGCACAAGAAAATTGAGAGAAACCCTAGCAATGGAGTCCTCTTGATCAAAATCCTGGTGAAAGAACTGGAAAGG GCAGAAAGATGTAACTACCGGCAGTACATCATCCCTTTGCTTCACACGCTGATGTACACACTGATAaag ACCCCGTCCATTCCTGATGACCTCTATGAGAGAGTGTATGATTTCTGCAAGAAGCTGCTCACTCTGCCCAAACCATACTGCACTATTGGCCTGGATTATGCCCAGCAAGTAAAGCGGGAACGGACAATTCCAG GAATATTATACCAAAGAATGGTTTCTGCAGAGCAAAGTATCAAGAATGATTCCTACCCTTTTCAGGAAAA GGTGTTCATGTTTGCTGATCCTGATTTGCTTTCTCGGGCAGTATGCCGAGCACTCATTGATGAGATCAGGGCCGCTCAGACATTCCAGTGTGCCAGGTCCTGCATGCTCTATGTAATAGAGCGTGCCTCCCAAACAGCACTAAAGGGACACTGTGACATTAAGAACTTGCACAGCATTCTTCAG GTAAAACCTTTGGATGTGATTGAACACTGTTTCCAGCAAGTAATGGCAGCTGCTACAGCTGAACATAAAGGAAGAGAGATGAGTGCAGAATACAATCAATATGCTGAGGAAGTGGGGAAAATCTACAACAGACTCCTAAGCGAAAAAGAAAAAG ATGTGCAAAAGGCGGAAGCAGAAAGAAGTCAAGGCATCCCTTTACCCAACCCTAACATCAGTTTCCACCTGTGGAGAGATGAAGACCAGCTTT GGAAAGAGCTGGTGCTGTTCCTCCGTTCACCAAGCCAGTCCTCTGAACAGGATTCTGTGAGCGGAGAATTGGACTGTTTTGAATTTCAAGACTTGGTGCCTGACTACGAACACGGTGAATGGACGCGCTTCTCCGTGCTCTCCAATGACAGTGGAATTGAGCGAGACCTGCCCATGGCAGGTGATGAAAGCCCTTCTTCCTGCAGTGTGGAGGCTGAGCACTCCCGACTCCAGAGGAAGGGCTGCGTGAAGAAGAAGGGGACTTCTTTGGATAGCCTTCCTTTCTTACAGAGTGGCTGCGATGGGCGAGGTGCAAAGCCTGCTGGGAAACTGCATCGGAAATCTGGTGGTAGCGTCATGGAGCCAATAGTTCCAATGAAGAGACTGCACACGGCCCGTGTCTTGGTGCTGGGTGACGACAGAGTTTTGGGGCGTCTTGCCCAGGCTTATTATTCCTTGAG gAAGCGGGAGAGCAGACGTGCATTtcttacaaagagactaaaagtgGAGTTTTACTATGTTCCTGTTGTGGAGGAACAACCAGCCTCTTCTAAGGAG GAATATGCTGTGTTTGATCAAACAGAGCCTTGTGAGATAGCTGCTTACCTTGGAAGAGTTGACCCATGGTACGAGAACAACATTAACACCCTGTGTCACATGATTCCGAAGCTGGCCACCATG CCCTCTTCTCCAAGCAAAATGGCAGTCTCTGAATTATTCATCATTGATGTGATTGCATATTACGTGCGTCTGGGCTTGCAACCAGTCTTCTTCCAGGTCTATGCAGTGAAG CTCTCCTTCAATAATGGAACTTTGGAACCAGTTGAGGATATTTTTCTCATTGAACTGAGTGCAACACTTGAAGAATCCAACTCATCCAGAG ACGGTCTACCAATGAAGAAGAAGCCAACAGTAGACGTTCCTGGTATGGATCTTACACTATCCTATAAAAAG GTTTTGCTAAGTAACCGTGAAAAGGAAGAGTCTGTTTCTTTGCGATCCACTGGTCTGCTTATGAAAGCCATTCCTTCAAATGAGATTGAAGGTAAAGACTATG ATCTGGTGTGCTTGCATGTGAATATTGCTGAAGTTGTAAAAACCTCCAACCTCTCAGGACGATCTTATTCT TTAACCACAAACACTATTCGAACAAGAAATATCAAAATCAGAAATACTGAGCACAGGTCCTTCACTGTGCGCCTGGACAAAGACTCTAGACGAGTGTACAAAAATGTTGTCAG TATTGAAGTTTGTCCATGCCTGGAACCTAGCTATTGTttgcaaaagacaaaaaacaagcaGGCCAACCCACAGGAAGAAGAAGATGTAGGACTGGCCAAATACTTACCAAAGGCTTTATTGCTACCCATCAACACATTTGCAGGGATTGTTCAGTGA